The genomic segment AGGGGAAAATTCTGGGCGTGTGTTCCTTAATTAGCGAAGTAACACATCACCCACACAATGCTAGAAGATCTTAAGAGCCGGGGAACAAATTGTCTGCAAATGTTCTCAACCCCGCCACATACTACACCTGACGGCAAATGACCGCTCCTAACTGAATTTAGTTATATGGCGAGGGAGTTTCTTTTGGGTTGGACGTCGTGAGAACCGCTGTCAGTCGCGAAAGCTTCAAAGTCGTCCTCATCGCTTGTCGAGTTCCCTTCAAGTCAAAAACAAGTGCTCCCAATTGACCAACGAAATTTGCAATCAGTTCTCGGATTCGTCCTCCGTCAGGGGTGTCGCAACAAACATCTCGAGTTACTGTGATAGACAGAGTGTTCGACACGCTGCAGACGAACAGTGAACGTTTTTATCACTGAAAGAGGCAGAGTCTTCAGTTAATTAGCGAAATCTGGCATACACCAAAAGCTTCCAGAATCGCTTAACCTGATGTACACGCTTCGGGGAAGGGTTTTCACCGTAAAAAGATACCCCATTAGCTGGCGATCGCGTCTCTTGAGGAACTTCAAAAAACCAAcgccttttccttttcggcCAAGCGTCGTTTCTCCCGCAATAGTGCCTCTCGTTTCGCTATGGCagcgcgtttcttttcctccatGACACGTAGCGCATCTTCTGTGAGGTCGCTCGAGACGGACCGAGCAGGCTCCTGCAATTTCAAAACTCCTCAGAAAGTTATGCATTTCAGTCGCTTATCTTCACACCCTGTTTCTAGGCACCGGATATCAATTCGCAGAGGCATGCAGTACCAATCAGATAACTACTGAAGCTAGACACCAAGTTTTTTTAACATTATAGAATGAGAGCCCCAGGTGCTTGTGATCTTTACCGAACGTGGTCTAGGCAGCAAACATAGAACACTTGAACAAACGGCGTGTTAAACTATTAAGATGACTAAGTGACGCTAGACTCCCCATTACATGTTATTATGCAATACTAGGTCTCTTTTTCACCGCAGAACAGCAGCCACTTTTGTCGCGCTAACAAGAACGTTTCAAAAGCTCCCTATCGCATGTTCAACTACGCTTTCGACGAAAAAAATACAAGACTAGTTTCCACGGACAAAAAAGTACACGATCGTTGATGAAATGTATGCACATAGAAGTCCGTGCATAATTCCGTGGTGCCGAGCGACCGCCTTTTTAAGGGATTACCCACCGAACGGCAAGGTGGAACAGTCCTTAAAAGGGAAACATTTCCATCATGGCATTCAAGGAACGGTGACCTTCTGGTGTATCTGAGTGTCAGACGCAGCCTCCTTGCGCTCCCGTAAAGTGCGACTTCTAGaattcttcgttttttctctttccattGTTTCCGCCATTCACAACCCAGCGGCCCTTCACCAGGAGAGGCAACACTACACGGTTCACATAATCCGGATGCTGAATCTCGAGCTTCTCTGTATCCTTTTGGACTCCAACTAAAAACACGTTACTGTGCGGGAGACAACGGTGCGGTTTCTTACCTGCGTTGTACGTGATTCTTCCTTCCGGTGGGGGGTTTCCGGTTGTTTGTTTTCATCTTGTCGCACTTTCCCGGCATCTGCATCAGGCCATCCCGAAGACATTTGACAGCACAGGCGTTGCGGTGGCCGGCGATATCTGTAGGGAGCTGGGTGCACGGCTTTTCCCTCGACTTTAGCTTTGTCATTCCTCTCCTGTCCCAGAGACTCTTTGAGAGGAACAACCCAAACTCACACAGAGTTTTAGTTGGCCAACAACAGCCACGAGTCGAGCGCTGCACGCGATGAGAAGGCCTCGCTCCAGCTCTCCGCTGACGATGTGCATCTCAACACCATGCCAGCAACAAACAGGGTTATACAATCCAGGAGCCATTCTCGTCAAAGAAGTGAAACAGACCAGTATGTGTTGTCGCTCGGCTTGAAGCGGCCGGAGAATCATCATTTTTGCCATCAGAATTATTTTATAAAGCATGGGTGTACATGAGTGCTGGTACGCTGGGAGAAACCTAATAGCCAGAACTCGTTTCAAAGAAAAGTGATGTTCAGCGGAAAGCGAGCGTCTACCATCTGCAACCGAATATGACCTTGGCTGCACAAATGAGCGCAGTCCCTGTACGGTTTTTACCTAGAGGCTCTGCAGTACGTAGGATACTGAATTTAATTTCAGAAACAAACAACCAAGTTATTCCACGTCTCTCAGCTACGGAGGCAGTAGGACCGCGATTCCTGCAAAGCCTAAGCTCTTTAAACGGCAGGTGCCTCCAAATCCATCTCGGAGCTGTACCTGCGGGAGAATGGCCTTCCGGTTCCTCGAACGGAGAGCTGGAGTTCGCCTTTGCGTTCTCCGTTTGAGGTGACCCAGAGAAAGTTGTATCGCCGTACAGATCGTCCATATTTTCCTCCACGTGCGTTTGGTGTGCGATTTTCTGAAGTACGCTGTGAGGCGGCTCCGGGCAGCCGGCGTCGATCCACTGTTTGTACACTCCGGCTTTGTgtttctgcagcagcagtGGCCTGTAGCCAATCCAGGTGGGCGCCTTCCAACTGAACTGGTCTAGGCGTTGAGCCATCCGGTCAAGACTCTCGTTGTAGGGGTACAAGTCCGACAGTTGGTCTCCCATCGACTTAAGGAGCAAGTTTAAATCGAGACGCAAatctctgcatcttcttgcCTTCAAACACGCGAGGCGTTTCGACTTCAACTCCAGCTGAACAGCCAGTGCTCTGAGAGAGGGCTCCTCCGGCGTCACCTCAGTGTTTGCGCGCGGTTCGGAGCCCTCTGACCTGCGCCTCTTCTCAGCCACCACATTTCTCAGCTCGcagacttctctctccaacTCGGCAatttgtttttttcggtgAAACCCGTGATTGATAGTCCCGAATTTCCTCTCTTGTGTCCGCAGAAAGTTCAGCCGACAATACAGGTCGAAGAAACCGTCCTTTTCCACGCCACCCTTCTCGCCAGAATCCCCAGGCATGTAGAACGTGTCGAGATTCATTGGTGGCTGACGCCTCTGCGTTGGCTTCACAGCAGCGGCTGTCTGCTCAGACGCTAACGGGTCTTCAACAGCATCTGCGTCATCGTCGGACCCTGAGAACAAACAGAAAGGTGCGTAACTTGCAACAGAAAACGAGTGACGCAAAGAATACGATCCTGCAACGATAAACATGAAGAGGGGTCATGAGCATATCTTTCTCGCGAGCTTTTTACGAGGGGCGGTAACAAACAAGCATCGAGGGCGGTTCGTGTAAAGCCGCGGTTGAGAGAAGCTGTGACTGAAGGGAAACCAGATATCTCTTCAAGGAAATCTGTAGTATCTTCGAGTTGTAAAAAAATGCAAAGCAATAGAAACTGCGTTCTGATGGTCAGCTCTTTCCATTGTTAACACCACAGAACGAGGCGCTGCGGCGGTGAAGCTTCGAGTCGCACAGACAGTGTGTCGGCCAGGCTACTCGGGTGTtcacaggaagaagaaaggatcATTAAATCATGCCGTTACGCATGTGCACTATTCCACTCCTCATAAAGCTTCTTTCGAGAACCCCTCGAAAACGAAAACCACCAattttttcctcgtttctgaAACGCTGGTCACTGTGTGAGCTTGAGCAATCACGGTCTGTGTTGCCGAGAGTCTGGCATTATGTAGCGGGACCGGTGCTAAACGTTCAGACGGCGAAACGCATAGCGCCTCCTCTTGTTTTGGTGACCGAAGTTCTGTCACATATCTGGGCAGAACAGCTTGAAAGCAACCGGCTTACAGCGCCTTCGAGCACTCTCTTCATCCCCGGTGGGTGAGGCGTCTGTAGCACGCAGAGTCTGACGGTCAACTTCTTCATTTTCGTTTTGGTCTTGGGGCGGCGGAGAGGTTggctcttctgtttcgcgaaaaaaaaggcgGCTTGATTGCGACGGACTTGAGCCCGGTGAGTCTGGAAGCCGCTTGCGCCGGTCGGCGGACGAAGCGGGTGACGAATCCATGGCAGACCACAAGAAGCAGCTCCTGTACGACTTGGCACGCTGGGTGAGAATGtggtgaggaagaaacaacgagaaaagggagaTTTGCAGCTGCGAGGAAACCGTGTACAAGACAAGAAGCGAGTATTTGGAAACTGCCAGCGTGGTGGGGGGCACTTTgaacacgcatgcagacaaaaGCGGGCCGTGCATGTGGTTTACAAGATAAGACCTGGCCGCTGCAGATTGCCGAAACAGAAGGTTGGTCGAGAAGACTCTCGTGGTAAGCAAGGACTTTCTGAATTTGAGAGAGTCTCGGCCGTCAGCGCTCAAGTCTCCTGCACATCCAGACAAGACAGTGAGCAGGTTTCGTCGCGCGGCACGGGATAGACACCACCCATCCCAACCCCACTTTTTGCGAGGTAATTTGAGCATCGAGTTGCACATGCGCATCTACTTTACGCATCTAGAAATCCAGGTATCGATACTTTATCACTGTGTGTTTCAGATGTCAGCCTGTCTGCGGCAAGATCTTTTTTGTGCCATGCttaggaagagagaacgacaacAGGTGAGAAGCAGCACCTCTAAAACCAGGGTGTTTGTATGAGTCACGTCCGAacgttgttttttctcggcgATGCCGTTGGTATGTCCGGAGTGCAATGAGATATTGTGGTTCTGTGTTTCGTGGGCAAGATTCCTTTTCTTGCAGCGTGACCCTCGTGCTTGTTCGTATCCGTCGGATTTAACGGCGGCAGCGGCACTTAACTGGATACGCTAGCCCCGCACAGCAGTCTGTTGACTCAAGTCTCCCTTGGGTAGAGACGCAGCTGCCTGAAACCCACGCTTTTTTGGATTTACAAAGCCAGAACCGCCGACTCCACGGCTCGCACTGCAACTGGGCCAAAAAAATGAGTTGCTTCCGACCTATGACTGCAGGAGATCTTTTCAGATTCAACGCCGTCAATCTGGATGGGTTCACTGAGACGTTTCTCCAAAGCTTTTATCTCCGCTACCTCTCCAACTGGCCCGAGCTGTGCATTGTCGCTGACGCACCAGATGGAACTGTGGCCGGGTACATTATAGGTGAGAAAAGGCAAGCGCCTTTAGGCTGAATGGGTAGCAAGGTGTAAGATAGTAGCTACTTTTCCATGTAAGGTCTCTGGTGCATGTGGAATAACACTTCGAATCGTAATCAAGATTATCCACTTCCTCAGCCCTTCGGATGTCACAGCGCACGAAATGAACTAAATTCTACTACGCATTCCAGCGTCTGTTTCCAGCCTTCACAGTTTTAGACACCTAAATCTCATCAGCAAAAAGACTCAATCCCTGAGCACAGCCGTTCTTTTGCTCTACTTGTTGACAAGTGTTGACTGCTCATTTGTACTCCCGACATCCACTCCATAACGCGCACCAACCCAGGCGTAAAAAGTGTTCATTGGGCTAGTGACATTTGTACATCAGATAATTACAGGTATCAAGCGATCGTCTAGATGTATACTTCCGAAACATCTTGGGCATTTGCTAGCCTTTAACATCTAGCCAAGATGCATTTATCTATCGCACTTTCGgtctatatgcatatatgtgttGGATGCTAACGTCCTTGTCACACTGTGACTTATTCAGCCAGCGTGGGATCATAGAAGTAATACGTGTAAGATTGAGCGTGGATTGTCGAATGAAGCAATGTGCTCTAACGCTTGTCTGAGTCTCGAACCTGCCTTCTCTACTATACGCAGATAGAAGTCCATCTTTGCGGTTCATTCACACAGATGGAAATAATTAGTCCTTGGATGATGTGCTCCCAAATCGCGGTTACTCGTAGGTTTCCCTGAGTTGTGAAGTAATTAGGAGTTGGCGGTGCTTgtgttgcatgcaggcaaGGTCGAGGGAAAAGGTATGGACTGGCACGGCCATGTAACTGCCCTTTCAGTGGCGCCCGAGTTCCGCAAGTGCGGTCTTGCGCGCAAGTTGATGTCTTTTTTGGAAGACATTTCGGAGAAAAAGTTCAAGTGTTATTATGTTGATCTCTATGTCCGCGTGTCGAACAGAGTGGCCGTGAACTTCTACAGGGATCTCGGCTACCGTGTgtggaaaacagagaaaggctACTACTCTGGACAAGAAGATGCGCTGGATATGCGCAAACCTCTCTCCCACGACACGGATGTGCTGTGTCTTAAAGGTGCCGAAGAGCCGCTCTGATGTCTTGCGCTTCATCCTTGTGGGTCTTTTCCAGACTTTTTCAGTAATATCTCAAGCTGGATGATGCGGAGTGTACACGCTACTGACTCAGTGTGACGCTGTATGTGTTGCGCAAAGGGAAGAAATGCCTCGCCACTGGTGGTCCATTCGCGTCAGGCAAAAAACAGCCAAATATCCGAATACTTGAACGCACAGCCAGTCGAATTATCTTCAGTGTGTCAGGCCTCTACACAGCAGCTGGAAAATCTTCGGATTCCGGCAGCAACCCAATAGTTTGATGTGTTTAAGGGCGTTCAGCCCTTGAACCAACGAAGTGAAAACCACGCAGTGTAGCCGTTTCAGAGCCTTGTGCATATACGGTAACTTCTGTGTTTTAAGGGGGTATCCGTACtttcctatatatatatatataaatgtatacacgtatacatatatatatatatatacatatgtatatatcaatatatgAAATGAACAGAACTGTCAGTCTCTACAGTTTTGATAGGCCTATAAAAAAAGAACCAACCTAGTTCAGATGACCTTGTAGCACAAGTCATTTTGGCGCCTTGTGGCAATTTCTAATGGTTTATTATGCGCCCTTAGCATGGAACTATGAGATATCCTACACAGCCGCAGGCTTGAGTAGGGAAAGGACCGCTGTTATTTGGACATGCCTCCAAAGTTTGGTGACGCAATATCGTTTACGCTCCCGCGACGAAAAAGACGCCACAAAAAAGTTAGAGTTTTTAGgaagcgcgaaaaaaaacacaaaaacgaCA from the Toxoplasma gondii ME49 chromosome IX, whole genome shotgun sequence genome contains:
- a CDS encoding n-acetyltransferase family protein (encoded by transcript TGME49_289900) produces the protein MSCFRPMTAGDLFRFNAVNLDGFTETFLQSFYLRYLSNWPELCIVADAPDGTVAGYIIGKVEGKGMDWHGHVTALSVAPEFRKCGLARKLMSFLEDISEKKFKCYYVDLYVRVSNRVAVNFYRDLGYRVWKTEKGYYSGQEDALDMRKPLSHDTDVLCLKGAEEPL
- a CDS encoding hypothetical protein (encoded by transcript TGME49_289890), which gives rise to MHGPLLSACVFKVPPTTLAVSKYSLLVLYTVSSQLQISLFSLFLPHHILTQRAKSYRSCFLWSAMDSSPASSADRRKRLPDSPGSSPSQSSRLFFRETEEPTSPPPQDQNENEEVDRQTLRATDASPTGDEESARRRWSDDDADAVEDPLASEQTAAAVKPTQRRQPPMNLDTFYMPGDSGEKGGVEKDGFFDLYCRLNFLRTQERKFGTINHGFHRKKQIAELEREVCELRNVVAEKRRRSEGSEPRANTEVTPEEPSLRALAVQLELKSKRLACLKARRCRDLRLDLNLLLKSMGDQLSDLYPYNESLDRMAQRLDQFSWKAPTWIGYRPLLLQKHKAGVYKQWIDAGCPEPPHSVLQKIAHQTHVEENMDDLYGDTTFSGSPQTENAKANSSSPFEEPEGHSPADAGKVRQDENKQPETPHRKEESRTTQEPARSVSSDLTEDALRVMEEKKRAAIAKREALLREKRRLAEKEKALVF